One segment of Brassica napus cultivar Da-Ae chromosome C3, Da-Ae, whole genome shotgun sequence DNA contains the following:
- the LOC106387439 gene encoding probable FBD-associated F-box protein At1g32375, which yields MPPVDRICHLPDALLLRILSELPTANDVVATMVLSKRWEPLWKSVSKLVYDDSYRNIDDVGRFTRFVDRSLILHEAPVETLHFKLTQKSLAVDIGVWIAIAVKCSVRDLVIDIDCPAILPRSLYRGSKMLVSLKLKSATLMDVSSLPSFLTLKTLSLVSVKYPGDEFVRQLLSSCHVLEDLVVEQCLHDNVTIFTIKVPSLKSASLYKSAGRSTEGEDGFVIDAPSLEYLDIFYNNVGFCVIENDMPNLVKADVVVSYSSPGVTLSSFTSAKRLFICLPNSKDAYSVGTVFHRLVHLRICTCETEWLNLLMRLLNDSPNLRHLKFQKCHEIEGTRPCWNDPSSVPECLSSSLETLEWVGYQGRKEDKEVATFILRTGSCLKKVTIITPKSSDSDKKLEMLRELSLSFRRSPTCQLVFD from the exons ATGCCTCCTGTTGATAGGATATGTCATTTGCCTGACGCACTACTGTTGAGAATACTGTCAGAACTGCCTACTGCCAACGATGTTGTGGCCACAATGGTTTTGTCAAAACGATGGGAGCCTCTTTGGAAGTCAGTGTCAAAACTTGTATACGACGATAGCTACCGGAATATTGATGATGTTGGAAGGTTTACCCGCTTTGTGGATAGGTCTTTGATTCTGCACGAGGCACCGGTAGAAACTTTGCATTTCAAACTTACCCAAAAGTCTCTTGCGGTTGATATTGGAGTATGGATTGCAATTGCAGTTAAATGCAGTGTGCGTGACCTGGTTATAGATATTGACTGTCCAGCCATACTTCCAAGGAGTTTATATAGAGGCTCTAAAATGCTCGTTTCCTTGAAACTAAAGAGTGCGACTCTTATGGATGTTTCTTCCTTGCCTTCTTTCTTGACCCTTAAAACTTTGAGCCTTGTATCTGTCAAGTACCCAGGTGATGAGTTTGTTAGGCAGCTTTTGTCCAGTTGTCATGTTCTTGAAGATTTGGTTGTGGAACAATGCCTCCATGATAATGTAACTATTTTCACAATTAAGGTTCCTTCTCTCAAGAGTGCATCTTTGTATAAATCAGCAGGAAGATCTACAGAAGGTGAAGATGGATTTGTGATAGATGCTCCTTCTTTGGAgtacttggacatcttttataatAACGTTGGGTTTTGTGTCATTGAGAATGATATGCCTAATCTTGTTAAGGCAGATGTTGTCGTCTCTTATAGTTCCCCTGGTGTGACTCTGAGTTCTTTTACTTCAGCAAAGCGTCTCTTTATCTGTTTACCAAACTCAAAG GACGCATATTCCGTTGGTACTGTCTTCCACCGTCTTGTACACTTGAGAATATGCACATGTGAGACAGAGTGGTTGAATCTACTTATGCGTTTACTCAATGATTCCCCTAATTTACGGCATCTCAAATTTCAAAAG TGCCATGAGATTGAAGGCACACGCCCCTGCTGGAATGACCCGAGCTCAGTTCCTGAATGTCTGTCATCGAGTCTAGAAACTCTTGAATGGGTAGGATATcaaggaagaaaagaagataaagaagTAGCTACATTCATATTAAGAACCGGAAGCTGTTTGAAGAAAGTAACTATAATTACCCCTAAGTCCAGTGACTCGGACAAGAAACTTGAGATGCTCAGGGAGTTGTCCTTGTCCTTCAGGCGTTCACCTACATGTCAGCTTGTATTCGACTGA
- the LOC106383701 gene encoding probable FBD-associated F-box protein At1g32375, with translation MVLSKRWNYLYTFVPTLEYDHNSYPDGEDRSFSRFVYSSLLLSFVLGQNTGSIDIGVCVRTAIKRHARHLNIEIDDTCSAETINPVILPTSLYTGCTMLVILWLINVVLMDSSSTVSFPSLKILVLLSVKYPNNEFVPKILAGCPVLENLFVDRCQDAPCLELMGINVNTKGFCGIEHNMPKIDADAYPEGIAFNRLVELTLCTSEPEWLNLLMRLLKDSPKLRVLKLEQALVSGLGILGL, from the exons ATGGTTTTATCGAAACGATGGAATTATCTTTACACGTTTGTGCCAACACTTGAATATGATCATAACAGTTATCCAGATGGTGAGGACAGGAGCTTCTCACGGTTTGTTTACAGTTCTTTGCTGTTGTCTTTCGTACTTGGTCAAAACACTGGTTCTATAGATATTGGAGTTTGTGTTAGAACCGCTATTAAACGCCATGCGCGTCACCTGAATATTGAGATTGATGATACTTGTTCTGCTGAAACTATCAATCCAGTGATACTTCCTACTAGCTTGTATACAGGTTGTACAATGCTTGTGATTTTGTGGCTAATTAATGTGGTTCTTATGGATTCGTCTTCCACGGTTTCCTTCCCATCCCTCAAAATTTTGGTCCTTCTATCAGTGAAGTACCCAAATAATGAATTTGTCCCCAAGATTTTAGCTGGTTGTCCTGTTCTTGAAAATTTATTCGTGGACCGATGCCAAG ATGCTCCTTGTTTGGAGCTCATGGGGATTAATGTAAATACGAAAGGATTTTGTGGTATTGAGCATAATATGCCTAAGATTGATGCG GATGCATATCCTGAAGGAATAGCATTTAACCGGCTTGTAGAATTGACTCTGTGTACATCTGAACCGGAATGGTTGAATCTACTTATGCGTCTTCTCAAAGATTCCCCCAAACTAAGAGTCCTCAAACTAGAACAG GCTTTGGTGTCTGGTTTGGGGATTCTGGGGCTTTGA